The Caldilineales bacterium DNA segment TCGACAAAGGCATAGACTTGTAGCAACAGCAGACGGGCCTGCTCGCGGCCGGGCAGAGCCAGCAACTCCGGGCTGCGCGGATTTCCCAACTGGTCGATCTCCGCCCACACCGCCGCCTCCAGCAACTCCTGTTTGCCCTCGAAATAGGTGTAGAAACTGCCCACGGCCACGTCGGCGGCCGCGGTCACATCGGCGATGGTGAGGTCAGCCACGCCCTTCTGGGCGATGACGGTGCGAGCGGCGTCGATGATCTGTTGGCGGCGGCGCTGGCGGCGGCGTTCGGGACGGGTGAGCGAAGCCATGATCGGGGGAGCGGAGGGAAAAAATCGAATAAGGATTCTATTTCCGAATCTTAATTCATTTTTCGGGCGATGTCAAGGGCGAGGGATTAGTGGTCGGAGCGCTGCGAGCGCTCCGACCACTTGACCACTTGCGATTTGTTCATCATTTGCACCCTGTCTATACTACGGCCTCATTTCCTTTCCCGAGCAGCCCTTGTGTTCAAACCCCAATCTGGCCTCCCCCTCATCGCCCTTTGCCTGCTGGCCGCCGCCCTGCTGATTGCCTGTGGCAGCGGCCCCACCCCTCCCCCCACCGCCACCCTCACACCACAACAATTCCAGGGCAAACAAGTCTTCGAGACCACCTGCGCCGCCTGCCATAGCCTGGCCCCCGACACGATCATCGTCGGCCCCTCGCTGGCAGGCATTACCGCGGTCGCGGCCACCCGACGGCCGGGGCAGGACGGGCGCAGCTATCTCATGAACTCGATCATGCGCCCCGGCGACTACCTGGTCGAGGGCTTTCAGGACCTGATGCCCAAAGACCTGGGCAAATCCCTCAGCGGCGAAGACATCGACGCCGTCATCGCCTATCTTCTCGCCCAACCTTGACCAAAAAGGAGACGCCCTCATGCGCAAAGCTCTCAAGTGGATCGGCATCGTCCTGCTCGTGATCCTCGCCCTCCCCGTCCTTGCCCTGGCCGTCGCCGCCGTTGCGCCCGAACCGGCCGACCCGGCCATCGACATGGCCAACCACGGCGCCGGCTCCAGCAGCGTCGAGCCATCCTACAGCGGCCTGCAACGCCAGTTCCCGCCCCTCAACGGCGCCGCCGGCACAGCCGAGCAGGTCGAACTGGGCCGCCTGCTCTTCTTCGACCCCGTCCTTTCACAGAAGAACGACATCGCCTGCGCCAGCTGCCATCAACCCGACCTGGGCTTCAGCGATGGCCGTCCTACCCCGGTCGGGACCAGCGGCGTCCCCCTTCAGCGCAACGCTCCCTCGTTGTGGAACGTCGGCTTCGTCCAGAACCTGTTCTGGGATGGCCGCGAGACCTCGCTAGAGAAACAGGTCGAGACCCCGCTTACCCATCCTGACGAAATGGGCGTGACTGACACGGCGGCCCTGGCAGCCGAACTGGCCGCCATCCCCGAATACGCCCAACGCTTCCAGGCAGCTTTCGGCGGGGAGCAGCCCATCAGCCTGGAAAACATGTCGGCGGCGCTGGCAGCCTTCGAGCGGAGCCTGCTCAGCCAGAACAGCCCCTTCGACCGCTACGCCGCCGGCGATTTCGACGCCCTGACCCCGCAGCAGCGCCGCGGCCTGGCGCTCTTCCGCTCCGGCGCCACGCGTTGTTTCGAGTGCCACTCGGCGCCCACCTTCGCCAACGAGGGTTTCAGGGTGATCGGCGTGCCCGATGACGACCCCGGTCGCGCCGCCGTCGCCGCCGACGCCCTGCCCGGCGCCTTCAAGACGCCCACCCTCCGCAACATCGCCCTTTCGGCCCCCTACATGCACGATGGCTCGCTGGCCACGCTCGAAGAGGTGCTCGACTTCTACGCCGAGGGCGCCGGCCGGGCGCACGGCGCCGAGAATGTGGATGCCCTGATCAACGGCTTCGACATGAGCGAGAGCGAGAAGGCCGACCTGCTCGCCTTCCTCTACGCCCTGACCGACGAGAGCACCCTGCCGGAGACCCCCGCCGCCGTGCCCTCCGGCCTGCCGGTGGTGCAGCCCCAGGCCAACCCCGCGAGCGACCAGGCCGCCGCCGCCAACAGCGGCCGCTCGCTGGCGGCCCAGAAAACCACCCGCGGCCCGGCCATCCTCGTCGTCCAGCCCGGCCAGACCATCCAATCCGTGGTCGATCAGGCCCAGCCCGGCGATACGATCCAGATTCCTTACGGCGTCTACCACGAACGCGTCGCCATCGACGCCAACGACATCACCCTCGAAGGCATCGCCAACGCCGACGGCGACCTGCCCCTGATCGACTGCCAGAACAAGCTGTCCGAGGCCGTGATCGCGTCGGGGAGCGATTTCACGGTCGGGAATCTGCACGTGCGGGATTGTACGGACAACGGCGTGCTGGTCGAGGGAGCGACGAACGTGGTTTTTCATGACATCTTCGCCGAAAAGACGGGCGTGTATGGCGTCTATCCGGTGCGCAGCACCAACGTCATCATCGAGCGGGTGAAAGTGACGGGCGCCAACGACGCCGGGGTCTACGCCGGCCAGTCGGAGAATGTGATCGTGCGCGATAGCGAGGTCTATGGCAATGTCCTGGGCATCGAACTGGAGAACACGCTGGGCGGCGAGGTCTACAACAACCACGTCTACGACAACACCGTGGGCATGCTGATCGTCATCCTGCCGCAGCTGACCTCGAAGATTTCGGCCAACACCAAGATCTACGCCAACTTGGTCGAAGCCAACAACCACGCAAACTTCGCCGAACGCGGGGTTGCCCGCTTTGCGCCGCCGGGCGTGGGTATGTTGCTCTTGGGCACTGATCAGGCCGAAGTCAACGGCAACACGGTCAGGGATAACAAGACGGCCGGGGTCGCCGTCTATAGCCTGACCCGCAGCGGCGTCTTCGACGAGAACGAGATCGATATCGGCCCCCTGCCCGAAGACAACTGGGTGCATGGCAACAGCTACACGAACAACGGCTATGACCCCGACCCCTCGGTCGACGACCTGGGCGTACCGGGCGCAGATGTGCTGTGGGATGGGTCGGGGAGCGGCAATCGCTTCGACGAACCCGGCGCCTCCGTCTTCCCGCCGTTGTTGCCGGGCAGTGGCTGGCCCGCCTTCCTGCGCCGCGCCTACGATAACGCCCTCAATCTCGCCATCGAACGGTTGCTGTAGCAGGGGTAAGGTTTACGTCACGGCGATCTTCTTGTGCTAGAATGATTTGTTTCTCAGCCTTCACCTCCCCGCCAACATCTTTCACCCCTCTGCAATGACCGACCTCATCATCACCCAACAGGCGCTGGACAACCGCCAGATGAGCCTGACCGTTACTGTTCCTAATGACCGCACCGAACTGGCGCTGCGCGATGCCGCCAGGCGCCTGGGCAAGAACTATCGTTTTCCCGGCTTTCGCCCTGGCAAAGCCCCCTATCATGTCATCGCCCAACGCGTGGGCCGCGCCGCCCTGATCGAAGAAGCGATGAGCGAAATCGGCAGCGACCTCTTCGAAGAGGCGCTGGCGACGACCGGGTTGGAACCGTATGCACCCGGCCACCTGACCGACCTCACACTCGACCCCCTGACCCTCACCTTCGCGGTGCCCCTGGCGCCCATCGCCGACCCCGGCGACTACCGCAGCCTGCGCCTCGACATCCCGCCGCTGGACGAAGCCGAAGTCGAAGAACACATTCAGGCCGATTTGAGCCAAATGGGTCGGGGCCAGACACTCTGGGCGCCCGTCGACCGCCCCATCCAATACGGCGATTTGGCCACCATCAACCTGAAACTGACCGTCGAGGACGAAGTTGTGCTGGAGCAAGAGGACTGGGATTTTTCGCCCAGCGAGACCGACTACACCCTCCTGCCCGCCTTCGACGCCGCCTTCATCGGCATGAGCAGCGGCGAGAGCAAATCCTTCAGCGCCAGCTTCCCGGCTGAAAGCGACAGCGCCTGGGCGGGCAAAGAAGGACAGTTCGAGATCACGGTCACAGCCATCAAGAGCAAGGGCGAGCCGGCCTACGACGATGCCTTCGCCATCGCCCACGGTTTCGAGAACGCCGCAGTCATGTTCCAGAAACTGCGCGACCACGCCACCGCCCATGTCCAGGCGGAGGCCGATGATGCATACCGCCGCCGCGCGATCGAAACACTACTCGAAGAGGCCGAACTCCACTATCCCCCTGCGGCCATCGATAACATGGTCAACCTGTTGGTGGCCGAGCAAGAATCTGTCTTCCGCGGCTATGGCTTCGAATCCACCGCCGAAGTCCTACGCTTGCAGAAGCGCAGCGAAGAGGACTATCTCGAGGAACTGCGCCCGCAGGCCGAACGACGGCTGCGCCACGAACTGCTGCTGAATGCCATTGCCGAACGCGAGCAATTCCCCGTCAGCGACTACGAACTCGACAACTTGTTGGTCGAGAACCTCGAGCGCGATGCAGACGAACTGGCAAAGATGCGCCATGAGGTGGCCACGAACCTCAACTACCGCCTCTGGCTGACCGGGCGCATCCAACGCCACAAGGCCGTCGATCTGGTCGTCGCCATCGCCCGCGGCGAGGACGTCCCGGCGCCCGGCCAACACCTGGCCGAAGAGGCTCCGCCTGTCGAAGAGGAAGAGCCGGAAGTCATGGCTGATGACGAGTCCGAGCCGGAGGCCGAAATCGAAGCTGCGTCACAGCCTGCCGGCGAGACTGACGCTACAGTAGACCCGTCACCCGAAGCCTGACCACCCTCCACGACCCACAAAGCCCATCCCACCCAACCCCACCATGACCCCATTCCCCACCCCTTCCTCCCTCATCCCCATGGTCATCGAACAGACCGGCCGGGGTGAGCGCGCCATGGACATCTACTCGCTCCTGCTCAAGGAGCGCATCGTCTTTCTGGGCACCCCCATCAACGACCAGATCGCCAACCTCATCGTCGCCCAACTGTTGTTCTTGCAGCAAGACGACCCCGAGCGCGACATCCAACTCTACATCAACTCGCCAGGCGGCAGCGTCTACGCCGGGTTGGCCATCTACGACACCATGCAGATGATCAGCGCCCCCGTGGCCACCTGGGCGGTGGGCGTTACGGCCAGCATGGCCACCGTCCTGCTGGCGGCCGGAGCCAAAGGCAAACGCTACGCCCTGCCCCATGCCACCGTCCACATGCACCCCGCCGGCGGCGGCGCCCAGGGCTACACCCCCGACGTCCGCATCCAGTTCAAAGAACTCGAGCGCGTCCAGAATAGCATCTTCCACATCCTGGCCGAGCACACCGGCCAACCAATCGAACAGATCGAGCACGACTTCGAGCGCGACCGCTGGATGTACGCTCAGGAGGCCGTGGAATACGGCTTTGTCGACAAAGTCTTTGGCACCCCCGACCCCACCCTCGTCTCTTCCGAGCCTTCCTGAACCGCCCATGACCCCCCAGTACTGCTCCTTCTGCCACCGCGGACAAGACGAAGTCGACCGCCTCATCGCCGGCCCCGACGGCGCCAACATCTGCGACCTTTGCGTGACCCTCTCCTACGAGATCCTGCGCGAGGAAGGCGCGGAGCAGCCGGCCAAAGAGACAACGCCCCGCCCGCCCGTCTTCGACCGCCTCCCCTCCCCGCGCGCGATCGTCGCCCGGCTGGATGACTACGTCATCGGCCAGGAGCGGGCCAAGAAAGTGCTGTCGGTGGCGGTCTACAACCACTACAAACGCATCAACTCGGCCCAGAGCACCGACGTCGAACTGCAGAAGAGCAACATCCTCCTCCTCGGCCCCACCGGCTGCGGCAAAACCCTCCTGGCCCAGACCCTGGCCAAAGTCCTCCAGGTCCCCTTCACCATCGCCGACGCCACCAGCCTCACCGAAGCCGGCTATGTGGGCGAGGACGTCGAGACCATCCTCACCCGGCTGCTGCAAGTGGCCGACTGGGATGCCAAAAAGGCCGAGATGGGCATCATCTACATCGATGAGATCGACAAGATCGCCCGCAAGGCCGGCGACAACCCCTCCATCACCCGCGATGTTTCGGGCGAGGGCGTTCAGCAGGCCCTGCTCAAGCTGATCGAGGGCACGGTGGCCAACGTCCCGCCCAACCTGGGCCGCAAGCATCCCCAGCAAGAATTCGTGCCGTTGGACACCTCCAACATCCTCTTCATCTGCGGCGGCGCTTTCGGCGGCATCGAGGAAGACGTGGCCCGACGGATCGGCGCCAAGGGCCGGCTGGGCTTTGCCGGCGGGGGGGTGGCGCCGGCCACCCTGGAAAAGCGCCGCTCCGAACTGCTCGCCCAGGTCACATCCGACGACCTGCTCCAGTTCGGCCTCATCCCGGAATTCATTGGCCGGCTGCCGGTGGCCGTCAGCGTCGAACCGCTCGACAAGGCGGCCCTCATCCGCATCCTCACCGAACCGAAAAACGCCATCATCCGCCAGTTCCAGCGCCTGCTCGACCTGGATGGCGTCGATATTCAGTTCACGCCCGACGCCCTCGAAGCCGTAGCCGTCGAGGCCATGCGCCACAACACCGGCGCCCGCGGCCTGCGCACCATCGTCGAACGCGTGCTGCTGGATGTGATGTACGAGACGCCGGGCCGCACCGACGTGGCCAAATGTGTGGTCAACGCCGACAACATCCGCAGCGGCACCCGACCTTTGCTCCTGAGCGCCCAGGGCCGGCCCGTGAGCTGGAAGGGCGACCAGATCGCCGAGGCAGCTTGACCCCATGGCGCCCCCTCTCGCTCCACTCACACCGCGGACGAATGTCTGGCTGGAAAGCGGCGGCGAGGTGGCGTTGAGCCGCTGGCGAGTCGAACTGCTCCAGGCCATCGACCGGTTGGGGTCGATCAGCGCCGCTGCCGAGAGCATGAACATCCAATACCGCCTGGCCTGGCAGCGAGTGCATGAGATGGAAGAACGGCTGGGCGTCGCCCTCGTCCACACCACCACCGGCGGCGCGGGCGGCGGCGGCGCCATCCTCACCCCTGCCGCCCGCGACCTGATCGAACGCTTCCTGACCCTGGCCGACGCCGTCGATGGCTTTGCAGCGCAGCAGGCGCAACGACATTTTCCGTCGTGACCACCTGCCCACCGCCGAGCGTCTGAAAGCTGACACCGCTTGATTCTGCGCCAAAACCCCATCATCCCCGAAAGCGATATGTCTACTGGACATATCGCTTTTCTTTTGTTACCATCGGGTCATAGTCGATCCTTCCCCATTTCAGACCCACTCAGGAGCATCCGATGAACCATCGTCAGCACCGCGCCCACCCGCCTATTTTTTCGCCCATCGTTATGTCGTTTCGGCATATCGTTCTTTTCCTGCTGGCCCTGACCCTACTGGCAGCGTGCGCCGCGCCCGCGGCGACGCCTGCACCCCTGCCGCCAACCGCCACCACCGCACCTGCTGAGCCAACCGCCACCACCGCACCTGCTGAGCCAACCGCCACCACCGCACCTGCTGAGCCAACCGCCACCACTGCACCCGCTGAACCAACCGCCACCACCGCACCCGCCGAGCCAACCGCCACCCCCATCGTCCGCAAAGCCGGCACGATCATCCTGGCCACCACCACCAGCACCCAGGATAGCGGTCTGCTCGACGCCATCCTGCCCGACTTCACCGCCGCCACCGGCATCGGCGTCGATGTCATCGCCGTGGGCACCGGCCAGGCCATGGAAATCGGCGCCCGCGGCGACGCCGACGTCTTGCTCGTCCACGCGCGAGCCAGAGAAGATGAATTCGTCACCAACGGCGACGCCCCTGCCCGCTACGATGTCATGTACAACGATTTCGTCATCGTTGGCCCCCCCTCCGACCCGGCCGGCATCAAGGGGCTTGCTTCAGCGGCCGATGCTTTCGCCGCCATCGCCGCCAAACAGGCGCCCTTCATCTCGCGGGGCGACGATTCGGGCACACACACCAAAGAGAAGGCCGTCTGGAAGGCAGCCAAGATCGAACCCGCGGGAGACTGGTATCAGAGTGCGGGCCAGGGCATGGGGGCCGTCCTGACCATGGCCAACGAGCAACAGGCCTACACCCTCAGCGACCGCGCCACCTATCTGGCCCGCAAAGCCAAAGGCATGGACCTGGTTATCATGGTCGAGGGTGACAAGGTTCTGTTCAATCCCTACGGCGTCCTCCCCGTCAGCAAAGAGAAACACCCGGCCGTCGATTTCG contains these protein-coding regions:
- a CDS encoding TetR/AcrR family transcriptional regulator; helix-turn-helix transcriptional regulator, with the protein product MASLTRPERRRQRRRQQIIDAARTVIAQKGVADLTIADVTAAADVAVGSFYTYFEGKQELLEAAVWAEIDQLGNPRSPELLALPGREQARLLLLQVYAFVESHRDLMNAVFGAHHNPAHFERGLQLVEMRLIAHLAQQDFIPPAAIPWLAALIGGAIAGGIRYALLHPDATAAEMSERTLRVLRPLTEVFE
- a CDS encoding cytochrome c, with amino-acid sequence MFKPQSGLPLIALCLLAAALLIACGSGPTPPPTATLTPQQFQGKQVFETTCAACHSLAPDTIIVGPSLAGITAVAATRRPGQDGRSYLMNSIMRPGDYLVEGFQDLMPKDLGKSLSGEDIDAVIAYLLAQP
- a CDS encoding right-handed parallel beta-helix repeat-containing protein, with amino-acid sequence MRKALKWIGIVLLVILALPVLALAVAAVAPEPADPAIDMANHGAGSSSVEPSYSGLQRQFPPLNGAAGTAEQVELGRLLFFDPVLSQKNDIACASCHQPDLGFSDGRPTPVGTSGVPLQRNAPSLWNVGFVQNLFWDGRETSLEKQVETPLTHPDEMGVTDTAALAAELAAIPEYAQRFQAAFGGEQPISLENMSAALAAFERSLLSQNSPFDRYAAGDFDALTPQQRRGLALFRSGATRCFECHSAPTFANEGFRVIGVPDDDPGRAAVAADALPGAFKTPTLRNIALSAPYMHDGSLATLEEVLDFYAEGAGRAHGAENVDALINGFDMSESEKADLLAFLYALTDESTLPETPAAVPSGLPVVQPQANPASDQAAAANSGRSLAAQKTTRGPAILVVQPGQTIQSVVDQAQPGDTIQIPYGVYHERVAIDANDITLEGIANADGDLPLIDCQNKLSEAVIASGSDFTVGNLHVRDCTDNGVLVEGATNVVFHDIFAEKTGVYGVYPVRSTNVIIERVKVTGANDAGVYAGQSENVIVRDSEVYGNVLGIELENTLGGEVYNNHVYDNTVGMLIVILPQLTSKISANTKIYANLVEANNHANFAERGVARFAPPGVGMLLLGTDQAEVNGNTVRDNKTAGVAVYSLTRSGVFDENEIDIGPLPEDNWVHGNSYTNNGYDPDPSVDDLGVPGADVLWDGSGSGNRFDEPGASVFPPLLPGSGWPAFLRRAYDNALNLAIERLL
- the tig gene encoding trigger factor, with protein sequence MTDLIITQQALDNRQMSLTVTVPNDRTELALRDAARRLGKNYRFPGFRPGKAPYHVIAQRVGRAALIEEAMSEIGSDLFEEALATTGLEPYAPGHLTDLTLDPLTLTFAVPLAPIADPGDYRSLRLDIPPLDEAEVEEHIQADLSQMGRGQTLWAPVDRPIQYGDLATINLKLTVEDEVVLEQEDWDFSPSETDYTLLPAFDAAFIGMSSGESKSFSASFPAESDSAWAGKEGQFEITVTAIKSKGEPAYDDAFAIAHGFENAAVMFQKLRDHATAHVQAEADDAYRRRAIETLLEEAELHYPPAAIDNMVNLLVAEQESVFRGYGFESTAEVLRLQKRSEEDYLEELRPQAERRLRHELLLNAIAEREQFPVSDYELDNLLVENLERDADELAKMRHEVATNLNYRLWLTGRIQRHKAVDLVVAIARGEDVPAPGQHLAEEAPPVEEEEPEVMADDESEPEAEIEAASQPAGETDATVDPSPEA
- a CDS encoding ATP-dependent Clp protease proteolytic subunit; its protein translation is MTPFPTPSSLIPMVIEQTGRGERAMDIYSLLLKERIVFLGTPINDQIANLIVAQLLFLQQDDPERDIQLYINSPGGSVYAGLAIYDTMQMISAPVATWAVGVTASMATVLLAAGAKGKRYALPHATVHMHPAGGGAQGYTPDVRIQFKELERVQNSIFHILAEHTGQPIEQIEHDFERDRWMYAQEAVEYGFVDKVFGTPDPTLVSSEPS
- the clpX gene encoding ATP-dependent Clp protease ATP-binding subunit ClpX translates to MTPQYCSFCHRGQDEVDRLIAGPDGANICDLCVTLSYEILREEGAEQPAKETTPRPPVFDRLPSPRAIVARLDDYVIGQERAKKVLSVAVYNHYKRINSAQSTDVELQKSNILLLGPTGCGKTLLAQTLAKVLQVPFTIADATSLTEAGYVGEDVETILTRLLQVADWDAKKAEMGIIYIDEIDKIARKAGDNPSITRDVSGEGVQQALLKLIEGTVANVPPNLGRKHPQQEFVPLDTSNILFICGGAFGGIEEDVARRIGAKGRLGFAGGGVAPATLEKRRSELLAQVTSDDLLQFGLIPEFIGRLPVAVSVEPLDKAALIRILTEPKNAIIRQFQRLLDLDGVDIQFTPDALEAVAVEAMRHNTGARGLRTIVERVLLDVMYETPGRTDVAKCVVNADNIRSGTRPLLLSAQGRPVSWKGDQIAEAA
- a CDS encoding LysR family transcriptional regulator, translating into MAPPLAPLTPRTNVWLESGGEVALSRWRVELLQAIDRLGSISAAAESMNIQYRLAWQRVHEMEERLGVALVHTTTGGAGGGGAILTPAARDLIERFLTLADAVDGFAAQQAQRHFPS
- a CDS encoding substrate-binding domain-containing protein, coding for MNHRQHRAHPPIFSPIVMSFRHIVLFLLALTLLAACAAPAATPAPLPPTATTAPAEPTATTAPAEPTATTAPAEPTATTAPAEPTATTAPAEPTATPIVRKAGTIILATTTSTQDSGLLDAILPDFTAATGIGVDVIAVGTGQAMEIGARGDADVLLVHARAREDEFVTNGDAPARYDVMYNDFVIVGPPSDPAGIKGLASAADAFAAIAAKQAPFISRGDDSGTHTKEKAVWKAAKIEPAGDWYQSAGQGMGAVLTMANEQQAYTLSDRATYLARKAKGMDLVIMVEGDKVLFNPYGVLPVSKEKHPAVDFDGAMAFVKWITSPATQKLIGDFGVKEFGQSLFIPDAAN